The DNA window GAACAGGCCGGGGGCCAGCTCCGCCATGAAGCGCTCGTTCTCCGAGACGCGGTCGAGGAAGTCGGAGCGCAGGGAGAGCACGACGCGGATGGGGGACGTGGCGTCGTCGGCGATGCCCGACAGGCACGCGGTGAAGACCCGCCGCTCGCGCGCGTCGGCCACCAGCGTGTAGAGCTCCTCGAACTGGTCGATGAAGAGCACGATGCGCCGCCGCTCGCGCCGGGCCCGCGCGCGCAGCACCGCGCCGACGTAGCCGGGCTCCTGGCGCAGGTGCGCGGCGATCTGCTGCTGCTTGCGCAGGTCCTCCTCCAGCGTGGGCGAGGACGTGACGAAGGGCGCGAGCATGCTGGCGAGGGCGGCGAGCGGGTCCCTCCCCGGGCGGATGATGAGGGACTCCCACGCCGTCCCCGACCGCTTGAGCGCGGGCACGAGCCCCGCCCTCACGAAGGACGACTTGCCCGCGCCGGAGGGCCCCACCACCGCGACGAGGGGCGTGTCCTGCACGCGGTTGACGAGCGCCGCGGTCTCGCGCGCCCTGCCGAAGAAGCGGCCGGAGTCCGACTCCTGGAAGGAGCTGAGCCCCGCGTAGGGACTCTGGTCGATGGGGACCGACTGGACGAAGCGCCCCGGCATGAACGGCTCCAGGGCGCGCAGGAGCGCGAGCGCGTCCGGGAAGCGCTGCTCCTTGTGTTTGCGCAGGCACCGGTCGACGACGCGGGCCAGCTCCGCGGGGGCGTCCGGGAGCGCCGCGCGCAGGGGTGGCATGGGTTCGTCGAGCAGCGCGGTGACCATGAGCTGGGGGCCCCGCAGCGGGTCCAGCGGATGGCGGCCCGCGAGCATGCGGAACAGCATGATGCCCACCGCCCAGATGTCCGTGCGGTGGTCCACGGGGACGCCGTTGCCCCACTGCTCCGGAGACATGTACGTCATCGTCCCGAGCAGCGCGCCCTGTCGGGTGAGCTGGTGCGCTTCGTCCGCCGGCGCGGGGCTCGGTGGCGGGGCGCGCATCCCCTCCAGCAGGGCGCTCGGTCGCGCGTCGATGGCGCGCTCGTCGCCGTGCAGCACCTTGGCGATGCCGAAGTCGAGCACCTTGATGGTGCCCGTGTCGGTCACGATGATGTTCTCCGGCTTGAGGTCGCGGTGGACGATCTTCTGGTCGTGCGCGCAGGCGAGCGCGCGGAGCACCGGCGCCATCAGCTCCACGGCGCGCGCGGGAGGCAGGCGGGGGCTGCCCTTGAGCAGCTTGTTGAGGGGCTGGCCCTGCAGGTACTCCAGCACCATGTACGGGCTCGCGCCGACCTCGCCGACCTCGTAGATGATGACGATGTTCTCGTGGCTGAAGCGCGCGGTGGTGCGGGCCTCCAGGAGGAACCGCCGCGTGAAGTGCAGGTCCTGCGAGTGCAGCACCTTGATGGCGACGCGGCGCCCCAGGCGCGTGTCGCGCGCCAGGAACACGGTGCCCATGCCCCCGGCGCCGAGCTGACGGATCAGCTCGTACTGGTGGAGGCGCGTGCCCGGACCGATGGCGGCGGGCGTCGTCGCCGGGGCCTTGGCGGGGGCGGGGTCGGGGGGCTCGCTGCTGGCGGAGACTGCGGGGACAGGGTTCATGTGGGGGCTCGACGAGGCGGTGCGGCTCCTCGGGAAGGCACACGCGGTCCGGCTCCTCCGCGAGGGGGCGGGCGCGTCATCCAGGAAGCGGGAGGGCTGGGAGGGGAGGCTGCTCGCGGAGGCAGGACCGCCAGCCGGCAGAGAGTTCCTGGGGGACGGAACTTTCTTGGAAGTCTCTGCCTCCCAATCTTGCGATCGAGAGCCTGCTTGCCTATGTGACCTTGGGGGCAGCGCGCTGTCGGGTGATGGAAGGACCTGGCGAGGGCGCGCGCCTGGAGTCGTCAGCGGGCTGGGGGCGGGCGGTGTTCACGCGGGTCGGACCAACCGAACTTCCAGCGCCTGAGACTCGGAATCGGAGAGAGGGAGTGTCATGGCGTCCAGCGATCGTGCGGCGATGAACAGGCACCGGTGGAGCATCCTCCTGGCGGTATTCGTCCTTGCGGGGGCGCTGGGCCTGTCCGCCCTCGCTCACGCGTCGTTCAACGCCGTCCTCCTGGTGCCGCTCCTCGTGGTGGTGGGCGGCCTGCTGTTGGTGGTGACGTTGATCCTGGCGGCGCTGCCAGTGCGAAGGCGGGTCTCCTTCTGGCCCCTGAGCATCCTGCTCGCGGGCATCGCGCTGACCTGCGTGGGGATGGTCCGGGGCATGAACTGGCGTTTCGACCGCGTGGAGCGGGAGTTCGCGCCGCTCATCGCGGCACTCGAGGCCTACCGCGCCGAGAAGGGGACCTACCCCGAGTCCCTCGAGGCGCTGGTGCCCGACCGCCTCGAGAAGCTGCCCGCGTGCGACCTGGCGGAAGGGCGGAGCGAACCGGGTCGCCCCGTCGAGCGGGGCTACCAGCTCATGGCGAGCGACCGGTTCTCCATCACCTGCTACACCGTCGTCTTCTGGAAGTACTCGTACAACTCCCAGCAGAAGGAATGGTACGGCTGGGATTGAGCGCCCGCGCGGAGCACGGGCGCCCCATCGATGGGTCGGCGGGCGTGGCTCAGAAGCCGACGCGCGTCATCGTGAAGGACTGCGGGGACGTGACGCCGCCCTTCAGGAGGACGATGCCGGTGATGTTGCCGGTGAAGGCGCTGCGTTGGATCTGCAGGATGGCGTAGAAGTCGCGGTCCTGGCCCGCCGCGTCCCGGAACACGATGAACGAGCCGATGGCGGGGTTGTTGGGCAGCGCGTAGAAGCTCCCCGCTTCGCTGTTGCAGCCCAGGACGGGGCACGCGCGGCTCACCGTGCGCACGTACGTGCCTTCCACGCGGTCCACCTGCTCCACGCCCGTGAGCGTCATGGTGAGCAGCTCCTCGGGCGCCGCCAGCGGCCAGGTGCGCGAGTACGTCCCCGACAGCCCGAGCAGGCTGTCGGGTGACTCGTAGACAGCGGCGGTGGAGCTCCCGGTCTGCTCCGTGTCCGGGGCCGCGGGCTCCTGTCCTCCACACCCCGCGAGCAGCAGGAGGCTGGAGAGTCCGACGACCACGCCGCGACGACGCCTTGCGATGAAGTTCATGAGGTCCTTGATTGGGTGATGGGCCGTGAATCCTGGAGTTGAAGGGTGATTCAGGATTCGCGTAGCGCCTCGCGCGTCACCGAGTCAAGGCGGCCCGCGTCGCCGCGTGCGGGGCCGGGCTCAAGCCCAGCGCACCACCAGCTTGCCCACCGAGTCGTTGCGAGCCATGCGCTCCAGGCCCTCGCGCAGCTGCTCCCGGGGGAGGACCGCGTCCACGACGGGCCTGAGGGCGCCGGAGCGGAACAGCGGGAGCAGGTGGCGCTGCGCGCTCTGGGCCAGGGCCATCTTCTCCTCGGGGGGGCGGCTGCGCAGCACGGTGGCGGTGAGGCGCAGCCGCTTGCGCAGCAGCGTGCCCAGGTCGACGTCCACGCGGGCGCCGGCGACCAGGCCCACCAGCAGCAGGTGGCCCTGGGGGGCGAGCGCCTCCAGCGTCTCCGGGACATAGTCGCCCCCCACCAGGTCGAGGCACAGGTCGGCGCCCCGGCCCCCCGTCTCCTCGCGCACGGCGTCCGCGAAGCGCGGTGGGGAGGCCTCGCAGAGGACCGTCCGGGCGACGCCCCATTCGGAGGCCCGGGCGAGCTTGGCCGCGTTGCGGCCCGTACCCACCACGCGCGCGCCGCTGGCCTGGCACAAGAGCGCCGCGGCCGAGCCCACGCCGCTGGCCACCGCGTGGATGAGCACCGTCTCCCCGGCCCGCAGGCCCCCCTGGAGGACGAGGGCGTCGTAGGCGGTGAGGTAGACCTCGGGCAGGGCCGCCGCGTCGGTGAAGTCGAACCCCTCCGGCATGGGGAGGGCCTCGCGCTCGTGGGTGACGAGCAGGTCGGCCCAGGCTCCTCCGCCGACGAGTCCCATGACGCGGTCGCCCACCTTGAAGCGCCGGGCGCGCGGGCCCACCGCCACCACCTCGCCCGCGTACTCGAGGCCGGGGACGTCCGGCGCGACGTCGGGTGGGGCGGGGTAGTGGCCGCGGACCTGGAGCAGGTCCGCGCGGTTGAGCGCGGTGGCGCGCACGCGGACGAGGAGGTCGGAAGGGCCGGGCACGGGGTCTGGGCGCTCGTCGGTGGCGAGCACGTCCGGGCCGCCGGGGCGGGTGATGCGGAGGACCTCCATGGCGTTCTCTCCCTCTGGAAAGGCGGGCACGAAACGTCCTGGCTCGCGGAGCCGTCAAGGCTTATCTATGGAGGAAGCCGCCATGAGCACTGCCACGTGTCCCATCTGTCAGAAGCCGGTGCCTCCCCGTGCCGAGAACACCTCGTTTCCGTTCTGCTCCCGGCGGTGCCGGGCGGTGGACCTGGGGCGCTGGCTGGGCGAGGAGTACCGGGTGCCCGACCGTCACGCCGACGAGTCGGAGGATGAGCTGCCGCCCACCCGCCATCCCGACCGGCAGGCCGGGGACGCGTGAGCGGCTTCGTCGACCTGCATTGCCACCTGCTCCCAGGCGTCGATGACGGCGCGCGGAGCCTCGAGGATGCGCTGGAGATGGCTCGGGCCCTGGTGTCGCTGGGCTTCTCCACCGTGGCTCCCAGCCCCCATGCGCGCCCCGAGTACGCGCCCGTGGACGTGGTCGAGGCCCGCCTGGGCGAGTTGGGGGACGCGCTGGCGCGCGAGCGCATCCCGCTGACGCTCGGACGCAACGCGGAGAACGTGCTGGACGAGGCGTTCCTGCGGGGGCTGGGCACTCCGGCCGCGCGCATGCTGGGAGCGGGGCGCTACGTCCTGGTGGAGCTGCCCTACACCGCGCCGGTGCCCGCGCTGCCGGACATCCTGTTCCGCATCCGGACCAAGGGCATCGTCCCGCTCATCGCGCACCCGGAGCGCTGCCTGGAGTTCGAGCGGAAGGGCCGCGCCGAGGAGGCCGTGCGCGCCGGGGCGCTCCTGCAACTCGACGTGGGGGCGCTGACGGGCCGCTACGGTGGGGCGGCGAAGAAGCTGTCCCGGGCCTTCCTGGACGCGGGGCTGTACGCCGTCGCGGCCACGGACCTGCATGGGCCGGTGGGGGCGCGGGAATGGGTGGGGCGGGCGATGGAGGAGCTGGACCGCAGGGCAGGGGAGAGGGCCTTCGCCCGTCTGCTCCGGGACACCCCCGCGAGACTGTTGGCTGGAGAGTCGCTGGAGTCCGACCAGGACTGACGGTATACCCGGCCGCCGTGAAACGCGCCGTCAAGCTCATCGCCAGCGTCCTGGTCACCGTCCTCTTCCTCTGGTGGGCCTTCCGGGACACCGACTGGGACACCCAGCTCGCGAGCCTCAAGTCCGCGAACTACCTCTGGCTGATTCCCTACTTCGTGTGCCTGACGTGCATCCACGTCGCGCGGACGCTGCGTTGGGGCTGCCTGCTGTCGGGGCTCGAGCGGGTGCCCTTCCGCAAACTCAACGAGGCGTCCGGCATCGGCTTCATGATGCTGCTGGTGCTGCCCTTCCGGCTGGGGGAGTTCGCTCGCCCCTTCCTCATCGCGCAGCGCAGCTCCATCCGGCGCAGCGCGGCGATGACGTCGGTGGTGCTCGAGCGCATCGTCGACGGCCTCTTCGTCGCCGCGTCCATGCGCGTGCTGCTCTTCTTCGTCCCCAACGAGACGGCGGAGGTGCGCTACGTCAAGCTGGGGTCGTGGCTGATGTTCGCGGTGTTCGGCGGCGGACTCGTCTTCCTGCTGTTCGGCCTGTGGCAGCAGGCGCGCACCGTGCGGCTGGTGCGCTCGACGGTGGGGCGCTTCGCGCCGGCGCTGGCCGACAAGGTCGCGGACATCGTGGACACCTTCGTGGGCGCGATGCGGCAGCTGCCCGACGGCCGGCAGGTGGCCCTCTTCTTCCTCTACACGGTGGTGTACTGGGGCGTGAACGGGTTCGGGATGATGATCCTCGCCAACGCGTTCGACTGCTCCTCGGCCGCCACGGGCGCCGCGTGCCAGCCCATGAGCCTGACGCTGTTCCAGGCCTACGTGGTGCTGTGCGTGCTGGTGGTCGGGGTGATGATCCCCGCGGCGCCGGGGATGATGGGGACCTTCCAGGCGGCCTGCAAGGTGGGGCTCAGCCTTTTCCTGCCGGCGGCGGTGGTGAACGCCGGCGGCCTGGCCTACGCGAACGTGCTGTGGTTCGCGCAGACGGCGCAGCAGATCCTCTTCGGCCTCGTCCTCATGTCCCTGGGGCACATGTCCTTCCGGGACATCGCGGGCAAGCTGGACAAGGAAGGCGAGGCCGCGGCGCCCACCGCGTGACACGGGCGGGGTGGCTCGTGGCCTCCTCGCCGGGAGGTCGCGGCGGCTCAGGGCGCGGGCGTGGTGGCCTGCTCCTGCTCCTCGTCGCCCGACACGGCGTTCTTCACCTTCTTCACGGCGCCCGCCGGGTCGATGTTGCCCTTGAAGGTGCCGAAGGGGGTGTCGATCTCCTGCTCGCTGCGGGCCTCGGCCGCGTAGCCCTCCGGGGCGCACAGGGCCTTCGAGGTGGAGCGGACGGAGACGATGGGCGTGTCCACCGACGAGCGCTCCTCCGTGGTCGACTTGGAGACGAGCTTGTCCTCGCGCATGAGCACGCAGCGGTCCTCGCCGTAGTACCAGGCGGTGGACTTGTCGGGGAACTCCTGCGCCCGGCTCGGACCCGAGCCCATCGCCTCCACGACCTGCTGGGAGCTCATCCCGGGGTAGAGCTTGTGGAAGCCGCCCGAGCTCGCACAGCCCGTGGCGATGACGGCGAGAGCGGCGGTGAGGAGGAGGGTGCGCATGGGGTGTGGAACTCCTGGGGAATGAGGAGTCCCGAGCCTACCCCGCGTGAGTCTTCAGCCTCCAGGTAGGGGCTGGTGAGACTCTCAGAGCTCCTGGTCCAACCAGTGGATGATGGCGTCGCGGATGGACGAGGGGCGCTCGCCGGAGAGGCGGGTGCGTGGCGGGCGCGGGGGCTCCGCGTCGCGGACGAGGATGGGCGGAGGGGCCTCGCGCAGCCGGGGCATGAGGCCGCGCAGCGGAGTGGCGAGCCTCACGAGTTGCCCTCGGGCTTGGCCGGGGCGCGGCCGTACTTGCCGAGCAGGTCCTCCACGGCCTCGCGCAGGTACTCGCTCTGGTGGATGCGGGTGCGGCGGGCCAGCTCGCGAAGCTTCTGCACCTGCTCCTCGGGGACGAGGACGTGGGTGGAGACGATGTCGGCCTCGGGACCGCGCGCGTCGACGGTCGCCTCGCTGCCCACCGCGGACGGCGACAGTTCGGGGTTCAGGGGACTGGCGTTTCCATCCTGCATCGGGGGTTCCTCCGGACGTGGCGCTGCTACAGGCCGCTACCGACCTGTCCAGGGCATTAGGAGGGCGGTCCGCCACTCCGTCAACAAAAGCGCCGGCCCGTGACAGGCGCCCGGAGCCCACACACGTCGCGGGTGAGGGGCACTCCATGTCACCCCCTTGGCACCTCACTCTCCCAGGGTGCTCAAGCTACTGTGGGTTTCCGCAGTATCCATTCTTGCCTGGAGCATCGCGATGAAACTTCGAGGGCTGGCACTGGCGTGTCTGGGGGCTGTTGCGTTCACGGGGTGTGGGGACGCGGGAGGGGAGCCCGCGGTCGAGGAGCTGGTGGGGGTGTCGGAGGCGGCGGCGACCGCGACGCGCATCTACGCGACGGAGGCGTCGCTGGAGCTGAGCTTCGAGACGATGGGGACGTTCGAGACGCGCAATGGAGTCCGCTCGCTCATCCTCCACGCGACGGCGAACCGCTATCTGCAGAACGTGTTCAGCTTCGTGCCGGACGACGCGTTCGGACAGGCGAACATCATCAGCGAGCGCCGCTTCGAGGTGGTGCTGCCCGAGGGGCAC is part of the Myxococcus stipitatus genome and encodes:
- a CDS encoding serine/threonine-protein kinase, translated to MNPVPAVSASSEPPDPAPAKAPATTPAAIGPGTRLHQYELIRQLGAGGMGTVFLARDTRLGRRVAIKVLHSQDLHFTRRFLLEARTTARFSHENIVIIYEVGEVGASPYMVLEYLQGQPLNKLLKGSPRLPPARAVELMAPVLRALACAHDQKIVHRDLKPENIIVTDTGTIKVLDFGIAKVLHGDERAIDARPSALLEGMRAPPPSPAPADEAHQLTRQGALLGTMTYMSPEQWGNGVPVDHRTDIWAVGIMLFRMLAGRHPLDPLRGPQLMVTALLDEPMPPLRAALPDAPAELARVVDRCLRKHKEQRFPDALALLRALEPFMPGRFVQSVPIDQSPYAGLSSFQESDSGRFFGRARETAALVNRVQDTPLVAVVGPSGAGKSSFVRAGLVPALKRSGTAWESLIIRPGRDPLAALASMLAPFVTSSPTLEEDLRKQQQIAAHLRQEPGYVGAVLRARARRERRRIVLFIDQFEELYTLVADARERRVFTACLSGIADDATSPIRVVLSLRSDFLDRVSENERFMAELAPGLFFLTPPHQEGLREALVQPAELAGYRFESPAMVDQMLQHLATTPGALPLLQFAATQLWEARDPSRKLLTEAAYQRLGGISGALATHADSVLAGMTSQEKALARAVFVRLVTSERTRAIVSLEELRELTRNTVELQRQVDHLVQARLLVIQTERGTTGSSIELVHESLITGWPTLRRWLDEGQEDTAFLEQLRNATRQWQSKGRDSGLLWRGEMVEEARRFERRYQGELPAFQQAFLKAVAQQAAKHERLRRALIVGGLGFLLLLVLAAAVALVFIREAQQESEYQAVVALRAEAAARNAEFLARRSEAAAKERLTQVQAKEQERQAAQLRAEAATEQVAVSNAELLDKNQALLAALRRARSAEYRAKVARARAEQSVLEARQARGEAMRLLEREQERARRIEATLGSRFIETLK
- a CDS encoding NAD(P)H-quinone oxidoreductase, translated to MEVLRITRPGGPDVLATDERPDPVPGPSDLLVRVRATALNRADLLQVRGHYPAPPDVAPDVPGLEYAGEVVAVGPRARRFKVGDRVMGLVGGGAWADLLVTHEREALPMPEGFDFTDAAALPEVYLTAYDALVLQGGLRAGETVLIHAVASGVGSAAALLCQASGARVVGTGRNAAKLARASEWGVARTVLCEASPPRFADAVREETGGRGADLCLDLVGGDYVPETLEALAPQGHLLLVGLVAGARVDVDLGTLLRKRLRLTATVLRSRPPEEKMALAQSAQRHLLPLFRSGALRPVVDAVLPREQLREGLERMARNDSVGKLVVRWA
- a CDS encoding DNA gyrase inhibitor YacG; this encodes MSTATCPICQKPVPPRAENTSFPFCSRRCRAVDLGRWLGEEYRVPDRHADESEDELPPTRHPDRQAGDA
- a CDS encoding tyrosine-protein phosphatase — encoded protein: MSGFVDLHCHLLPGVDDGARSLEDALEMARALVSLGFSTVAPSPHARPEYAPVDVVEARLGELGDALARERIPLTLGRNAENVLDEAFLRGLGTPAARMLGAGRYVLVELPYTAPVPALPDILFRIRTKGIVPLIAHPERCLEFERKGRAEEAVRAGALLQLDVGALTGRYGGAAKKLSRAFLDAGLYAVAATDLHGPVGAREWVGRAMEELDRRAGERAFARLLRDTPARLLAGESLESDQD
- a CDS encoding lysylphosphatidylglycerol synthase transmembrane domain-containing protein, whose product is MKRAVKLIASVLVTVLFLWWAFRDTDWDTQLASLKSANYLWLIPYFVCLTCIHVARTLRWGCLLSGLERVPFRKLNEASGIGFMMLLVLPFRLGEFARPFLIAQRSSIRRSAAMTSVVLERIVDGLFVAASMRVLLFFVPNETAEVRYVKLGSWLMFAVFGGGLVFLLFGLWQQARTVRLVRSTVGRFAPALADKVADIVDTFVGAMRQLPDGRQVALFFLYTVVYWGVNGFGMMILANAFDCSSAATGAACQPMSLTLFQAYVVLCVLVVGVMIPAAPGMMGTFQAACKVGLSLFLPAAVVNAGGLAYANVLWFAQTAQQILFGLVLMSLGHMSFRDIAGKLDKEGEAAAPTA
- a CDS encoding ribbon-helix-helix domain-containing protein, whose translation is MQDGNASPLNPELSPSAVGSEATVDARGPEADIVSTHVLVPEEQVQKLRELARRTRIHQSEYLREAVEDLLGKYGRAPAKPEGNS